A single Abyssisolibacter fermentans DNA region contains:
- a CDS encoding aminoglycoside phosphotransferase family protein yields the protein MNKYIEIIKEENPHLIIDKFCFNKEGQNNDVVIINDDFIFKFPKYPQGIEKLKKEVRILNILKSYISLNIPNPIYNNLDSYEVGCVYSGYKMIRGISFKKDIFYNTQRKDFIAKQLALFLKELHSIPLEKICEYELDVIDGYNEWVSLFKKIKKKLFPFMKKESQDSISENFNDFFEKNYNFNKTLIHGDFGPSNIIFDSNSQTISGIIDFNDVSIGDPAIDIASLIGPFGYGEDFVKSFKPIYPNVEELLYRARFYASTFALQEALFGIEVGDKEAFDAGMKQYI from the coding sequence ATGAATAAATATATTGAAATTATAAAAGAAGAAAATCCACATTTAATCATAGATAAATTTTGCTTTAATAAAGAAGGACAAAACAATGATGTTGTTATTATCAACGATGATTTTATTTTTAAGTTTCCAAAATATCCACAGGGAATAGAAAAGTTAAAAAAAGAAGTTAGAATTTTAAATATATTAAAGAGTTATATTTCTTTGAATATCCCTAATCCAATATATAATAATCTTGATTCATATGAAGTTGGTTGTGTATATAGTGGATATAAAATGATTAGAGGTATTTCTTTTAAAAAAGACATTTTTTATAATACTCAAAGAAAAGATTTTATTGCTAAGCAATTAGCGTTGTTTTTGAAAGAATTACATAGTATACCATTAGAAAAAATTTGCGAATATGAGCTTGATGTTATTGATGGTTATAATGAATGGGTAAGTTTATTTAAAAAGATAAAGAAAAAATTATTTCCATTTATGAAAAAAGAGTCTCAAGATTCTATTAGTGAAAATTTTAATGATTTTTTTGAAAAAAATTATAATTTTAATAAGACCTTAATACATGGAGATTTTGGACCTTCAAACATAATATTTGACTCAAATAGCCAAACAATAAGCGGCATTATTGATTTTAATGATGTTTCAATAGGAGATCCAGCAATTGATATAGCATCATTAATCGGACCATTTGGATATGGAGAAGATTTTGTAAAATCTTTCAAACCTATTTATCCAAATGTAGAAGAATTATTATATCGTGCTAGATTTTATGCGAGTACATTTGCATTGCAAGAAGCATTATTTGGAATAGAAGTTGGTGACAAAGAAGCATTTGATGCTGGTATGAAGCAATATATATAA
- a CDS encoding S66 family peptidase → MIKPTKLKRGDKVATVSLSWGGAADKEFRYRYEIGKRRIEEIFGLKVIEMPNSLKGSEYLDKHPEARAEDMMNAFKDKEIKAIFSNIGGDDTLRLLPYIDFDIIKNNPKIFMGYSDTTVNHLMCYKAGLTSFYGPSVLAEFAENVQMHDYTIKWIEKVLFNAEKIGEIESSKYWTSERLKWDNKDNSKIKRKLNIEEKGYELLQGKGKTKGKLIGGCIEVLDWLRGTELWPKLNEWENKILFLETSEEKPTPDYIRGCLRAFNALGIFNKIRGLIISKPQDEKYYKEYKEQYMRVIRDEAKRSDLPILYNMNFGHTSPMFILPYGVEAEIDCDNKKFKINETGVSDEF, encoded by the coding sequence ATGATAAAACCAACAAAATTAAAAAGAGGGGATAAAGTAGCAACAGTGAGTTTATCATGGGGAGGTGCAGCAGATAAAGAGTTTAGGTATAGATATGAAATAGGAAAAAGAAGGATAGAAGAAATATTCGGACTTAAAGTTATAGAAATGCCAAATAGCTTGAAAGGTAGTGAATATTTAGACAAACATCCAGAGGCTAGAGCTGAAGATATGATGAATGCTTTTAAAGACAAAGAAATAAAAGCCATATTTTCTAATATTGGTGGAGATGATACGTTAAGATTATTACCTTACATAGATTTTGATATTATAAAAAATAATCCCAAAATATTTATGGGATATTCTGATACGACTGTAAATCATCTGATGTGTTATAAAGCTGGTTTGACAAGTTTCTATGGTCCAAGCGTTCTTGCAGAATTTGCAGAGAACGTACAAATGCATGATTATACAATTAAATGGATAGAAAAAGTATTATTTAATGCTGAAAAAATAGGAGAAATAGAATCTAGTAAATATTGGACTTCTGAGAGGTTGAAATGGGACAATAAAGATAATAGCAAAATAAAAAGGAAATTAAATATAGAGGAAAAAGGTTATGAGCTCTTGCAAGGAAAAGGTAAAACAAAAGGTAAATTGATAGGAGGCTGTATAGAAGTTCTGGATTGGTTGAGAGGAACAGAGTTATGGCCTAAGTTAAATGAGTGGGAAAATAAAATTTTGTTTTTAGAAACTAGCGAGGAAAAACCTACACCAGACTATATAAGAGGGTGTCTTAGAGCATTCAATGCTTTAGGTATTTTTAATAAAATAAGGGGGTTGATTATAAGTAAACCTCAAGATGAAAAATATTATAAAGAATATAAAGAACAATACATGAGAGTGATAAGAGATGAAGCTAAAAGAAGTGATTTACCAATTTTGTACAATATGAATTTTGGGCATACATCACCAATGTTTATATTACCTTATGGAGTAGAGGCAGAAATAGATTGTGATAATAAAAAATTTAAAATAAATGAAACAGGAGTATCAGATGAATTTTAA
- a CDS encoding phosphotransferase family protein, giving the protein MEYKGLSKDIIAKIFNKKNIDVVSKIKHLDIGFTNDIYVINNKYILKVCVNEQNEKNFNRECFCYNYLKDIIPVPNIIVSDTSKNIIDRYYMIYKKIDGDNLYSKWHLFSKEDRKYIVRQLADIINSINTLEYRTFSTHFKMSDNIDWHNLRYSSLKEKLNGIKKNKLLDNNFISKIDEYISVNHNVLYEQKIGLTYTDLHFDNVLVLGNKVTALLDFEKTSVLSIDYALDTIKRLSEYPHLYACEKYEKFVKDEDYVDLIKWFKKFCPDVFKFKQLDTRLSLYSIEYDMRLLLKFPNSEGLKQRLARTVEYNYICCSKN; this is encoded by the coding sequence ATGGAATATAAGGGTTTAAGTAAAGATATAATTGCAAAAATATTCAATAAAAAAAATATTGATGTTGTTAGTAAAATTAAACACCTTGATATTGGTTTTACGAATGATATTTATGTTATAAATAATAAATATATATTAAAGGTCTGTGTAAATGAGCAAAATGAAAAAAACTTTAACAGAGAATGTTTCTGTTATAATTATTTAAAAGATATAATACCAGTACCAAATATAATAGTATCAGATACATCTAAAAATATAATAGATAGATATTATATGATTTATAAGAAAATTGACGGAGATAATTTGTACTCAAAGTGGCATTTGTTTAGCAAAGAAGATAGAAAGTATATTGTGAGACAGCTTGCAGATATTATTAATAGTATAAACACTTTAGAATACAGAACATTTTCAACTCATTTTAAAATGAGTGATAATATAGACTGGCATAATTTAAGATATAGTTCATTAAAAGAAAAACTAAATGGCATAAAGAAAAATAAATTATTAGACAATAATTTTATATCCAAAATTGATGAGTATATTAGTGTCAATCATAATGTATTGTATGAACAGAAAATAGGATTAACATATACTGATTTACACTTTGATAATGTTTTAGTTTTAGGTAATAAAGTAACTGCATTGTTGGATTTTGAAAAGACAAGTGTTTTATCAATAGATTATGCACTTGATACAATAAAAAGATTATCAGAATATCCTCATCTTTATGCATGTGAGAAATATGAAAAATTTGTTAAAGATGAGGATTATGTAGATTTGATTAAGTGGTTTAAGAAATTTTGTCCTGATGTATTTAAATTTAAGCAATTAGATACTAGACTATCATTATATTCAATAGAATATGATATGCGGTTGTTATTAAAGTTTCCTAATTCGGAAGGATTGAAGCAGAGATTGGCAAGAACAGTTGAGTATAATTACATATGTTGTTCTAAAAATTAA
- a CDS encoding CPBP family intramembrane glutamic endopeptidase — translation MQIFELLISAIIQVVLFSSIPFTWWIVSGRKNSNFLYWLGLRKIIIKDKQKYIKSCVGMILLLAIAAFVIMPSFIDTSKNATSQYAGQGMSAFIPALIFSFIKTGLSEEIFFRGFLTKRLINKFGFRVGNSIQGLLFGLMHGIFFCSIAGVLGTITIIAFTGASGWLSGWINEKQSGGSIVSSWLLHGLGNIITSIAAMFNFI, via the coding sequence ATGCAAATTTTTGAATTACTCATAAGTGCTATTATACAGGTCGTTTTGTTTTCAAGCATACCATTTACTTGGTGGATAGTGAGTGGTAGAAAAAATTCAAATTTTTTATATTGGTTAGGCTTAAGAAAAATTATTATTAAAGATAAACAAAAATATATAAAGTCATGTGTAGGTATGATACTGTTATTGGCAATAGCAGCATTTGTAATAATGCCATCATTTATTGATACTTCTAAAAATGCAACTTCTCAGTATGCAGGACAAGGTATGTCTGCTTTTATACCTGCATTAATATTTTCTTTTATAAAAACAGGATTATCAGAGGAAATTTTTTTTAGAGGATTTCTAACTAAAAGACTTATAAATAAATTTGGATTTAGAGTAGGAAATAGTATACAAGGGTTATTATTTGGTTTGATGCATGGAATATTCTTCTGCTCAATAGCTGGAGTATTAGGTACGATAACTATTATTGCTTTTACTGGTGCGTCAGGATGGCTGAGTGGATGGATTAATGAAAAACAGTCTGGTGGTTCTATTGTATCAAGTTGGTTATTACATGGTTTAGGCAATATTATTACATCTATTGCTGCAATGTTTAACTTTATTTAG
- a CDS encoding GNAT family N-acetyltransferase, with protein sequence MEFEFVPMTLDYAKQIETWKYDGYMKNIYVEPYFNSFKETGKMKGPGGCEGFAVLNQNKLVGLFEYYFKDEIMELGLALKPELVGRGLGKNFVEQGINFGIKKFKYERKYIKLAVNIQNKPAIRVYEKAGFKEYIRNVDDIQMRKYLF encoded by the coding sequence ATGGAATTTGAATTTGTTCCAATGACTTTAGATTATGCTAAACAAATTGAAACTTGGAAATACGACGGTTATATGAAAAATATTTATGTGGAACCATATTTTAATAGTTTTAAAGAAACAGGTAAAATGAAAGGTCCTGGAGGATGTGAAGGTTTTGCTGTATTAAATCAAAATAAATTAGTTGGATTGTTTGAGTATTATTTTAAAGATGAAATTATGGAGCTCGGTCTTGCTTTAAAACCTGAATTAGTAGGAAGAGGACTTGGAAAAAATTTTGTTGAACAAGGAATTAATTTTGGAATAAAGAAATTTAAATATGAACGAAAATATATCAAATTAGCAGTAAATATTCAAAATAAACCTGCAATAAGAGTTTATGAGAAAGCGGGATTTAAGGAATATATACGAAATGTAGATGATATTCAAATGAGAAAATATCTTTTTTAA
- a CDS encoding AAA family ATPase, translated as MKKLIIINGTMGVGKTTICRELYKSIENSVWLDGDWCWMMNPFNVTEENKIMVMDNITHLLNNFLKNSSFEYVIFNWVMHQEWIIEKLLEKLSNKPTYEIYKITLICSEEELKNRIKKDIKNGKRGLNSIDNSLERLKLYKEMDTIKLDISNKDIISSVDNIKQIIRYEG; from the coding sequence ATGAAAAAACTTATCATAATAAATGGAACAATGGGAGTTGGTAAGACAACAATATGTAGAGAATTATATAAAAGTATAGAGAATTCAGTATGGCTTGATGGAGATTGGTGTTGGATGATGAATCCATTTAATGTTACAGAAGAAAACAAAATAATGGTAATGGATAATATAACACATTTATTAAATAATTTTCTTAAGAATTCTAGTTTTGAATATGTTATTTTTAATTGGGTAATGCATCAAGAATGGATTATAGAAAAATTACTAGAGAAGTTAAGTAATAAACCAACATATGAGATATATAAAATTACATTAATATGTTCGGAAGAAGAGTTAAAGAATAGAATAAAAAAAGATATTAAAAATGGTAAGAGAGGATTAAATTCAATTGATAATAGCCTTGAAAGATTAAAATTATATAAAGAAATGGATACTATAAAATTGGATATTAGTAACAAGGATATTATTAGTTCTGTCGATAATATAAAGCAAATTATTAGGTATGAAGGTTAA
- a CDS encoding class I SAM-dependent methyltransferase, whose amino-acid sequence MMWELEKMIDESRKFDKSAFVYDKYRPSYPKEIINDIITISGIKDNAKILEVGAGSGKATELFVDRGYHLTCIEQGENLAQRGIERFKETGQVEYIISRFEEVDEFSEQFDLAICAQAFHWIQKPVGYEKLAKALKPNSNCALFWNKYMNDGSELSSELSRVCKEYSVLYMLEHDELIEKSREDIDEIENSGYFKNTRFIELPWQLEQSCEEFINFLSTGNGYIGMEEGLKLELDNKLKKIFDKADGKITRYFNCILYISQKS is encoded by the coding sequence ATGATGTGGGAATTAGAAAAAATGATTGATGAAAGTAGAAAGTTTGATAAATCTGCTTTCGTATATGATAAATATCGTCCAAGTTATCCTAAAGAAATAATTAATGACATTATTACTATTTCAGGTATTAAAGATAATGCAAAGATTCTTGAAGTTGGTGCGGGAAGTGGAAAGGCTACAGAACTGTTTGTAGATAGAGGCTATCATTTAACATGCATAGAGCAAGGTGAGAATTTAGCTCAACGTGGAATAGAAAGATTTAAAGAAACAGGACAGGTTGAGTACATCATTAGTAGATTTGAAGAAGTAGATGAGTTCAGTGAGCAATTTGATTTAGCGATATGTGCTCAAGCATTCCATTGGATTCAAAAACCTGTAGGATATGAGAAACTAGCAAAAGCATTAAAGCCTAACAGTAATTGTGCATTATTTTGGAATAAGTACATGAATGATGGAAGTGAACTTTCTAGTGAATTAAGTCGTGTATGTAAAGAGTATAGTGTTTTATATATGCTTGAGCATGATGAACTTATAGAAAAAAGTAGAGAAGATATAGACGAGATTGAAAATAGTGGTTATTTTAAAAATACAAGGTTTATTGAACTACCATGGCAACTAGAACAGAGTTGTGAGGAATTTATTAACTTTCTGAGTACTGGTAATGGCTATATTGGAATGGAAGAAGGATTAAAGCTAGAACTTGATAATAAGCTTAAGAAGATATTTGATAAAGCTGATGGAAAGATTACAAGGTATTTTAATTGTATTTTGTATATTTCACAGAAAAGTTAG
- a CDS encoding ABC transporter permease: MNAFLYGVTLQWKLDIRNKGVLLTYYIVPLIFFGFIGTIFASINPESKDSLIQSMTIFAITMGAIIGAPTPLEELYSSDIKKAYKVGGIPLWMAAVNNFISAFIHLMITSIIIYLIAPIAFSAKVPENIVLYFVALAVFIIVCLSIGTVLGLYIKSASKLTMCSQLIFLPSLMLSGIMFPTNLLPRGLETVGKVFPATWGLKIMTYNKLNVTWFIPLLIIFCIAICASCFRLSRIGID, encoded by the coding sequence ATGAATGCATTTTTATATGGAGTAACACTTCAGTGGAAGTTGGATATAAGAAATAAAGGAGTATTGCTTACATATTACATTGTACCATTGATATTTTTTGGATTTATTGGAACTATTTTTGCTTCGATCAATCCAGAATCAAAGGATAGCCTAATACAATCGATGACTATTTTTGCTATCACTATGGGGGCTATTATAGGAGCACCAACGCCGTTAGAGGAATTGTACTCAAGCGATATAAAAAAAGCATATAAAGTAGGGGGTATTCCCTTATGGATGGCAGCAGTAAACAACTTTATTTCAGCTTTTATACATTTAATGATCACAAGCATAATTATTTATTTAATCGCACCAATAGCTTTTAGTGCCAAAGTGCCAGAAAATATTGTGTTGTACTTTGTAGCACTCGCAGTATTTATTATTGTATGCTTATCCATTGGTACGGTATTAGGACTGTATATTAAAAGCGCATCAAAGTTAACTATGTGTTCACAATTAATATTTTTACCATCATTAATGCTATCGGGGATTATGTTTCCAACCAATTTATTGCCAAGGGGACTTGAAACAGTTGGGAAAGTATTTCCTGCTACATGGGGATTAAAGATAATGACATATAATAAACTTAATGTAACATGGTTTATTCCATTATTAATTATTTTTTGCATTGCAATTTGTGCAAGTTGTTTTAGACTATCTCGGATTGGAATAGATTAA